In a genomic window of Bacillota bacterium:
- a CDS encoding ATP-binding cassette domain-containing protein produces the protein MAGYPPKPMISVKNLIKTYQTGAEPFDALRSLTFTIGANEYVGIIGKSGAGKTTLINMLSGVDQITSGEVYIN, from the coding sequence ATGGCAGGATATCCACCAAAACCGATGATCAGTGTCAAAAACCTGATAAAAACCTACCAAACCGGGGCGGAACCTTTTGATGCCCTGCGCTCGCTGACATTTACGATCGGCGCCAATGAATATGTGGGCATAATCGGTAAATCGGGAGCCGGAAAAACCACCCTGATCAACATGCTCAGCGGAGTGGACCAGATTACCTCAGGAGAAGTTTATATCAAT